Proteins encoded by one window of Lutibacter sp. A64:
- a CDS encoding carboxypeptidase-like regulatory domain-containing protein: MKALITVLFLLVGVTSMGQSFEMTSLIKQESNGIVEGIVLDKAADNEPLIFATVTVKELDKQVETGFDGSYSIALKPGTYTLEFSFIGYSKVIVENVLITSGDKSIYNQTLDVLSLSTTNNAVAQIDKQ, from the coding sequence ATGAAAGCATTAATTACAGTTTTATTTTTATTGGTTGGAGTAACTTCTATGGGGCAATCTTTTGAAATGACCTCTCTTATAAAGCAAGAGAGTAATGGTATTGTTGAGGGAATTGTTTTAGATAAAGCAGCTGATAATGAGCCGCTTATTTTTGCAACAGTTACTGTAAAAGAATTAGACAAACAAGTAGAAACTGGCTTTGATGGTTCTTATTCAATTGCCTTAAAACCTGGAACATATACTTTAGAATTCTCTTTTATTGGGTATTCTAAGGTAATAGTTGAAAATGTACTTATAACTTCAGGAGATAAAAGCATTTATAATCAAACGTTAGATGTTTTATCTTTAAGTACTACCAATAACGCTGTGGCTCAAATTGACAAGCAGTAA